The following is a genomic window from Streptomyces lincolnensis.
CTCGCCCTCACCCGGCACGACGGTGTCGTCATCGTCCCCATGACGGTCACGGACTCCGACTACTTCGCCCAGACCGTGGGCCGGCTGCGGGAACTCGGCCATGACGTACGGCACTTCACTCTCCTCGCCGAACGCGAGACCGTGCTGAAGCGGCTGCGCGAGCGGGGGTTCGGACACCTCCTTCAGTTCGTCGCCGGAAAGAAGTCCGGTCTGGGCAGGGAGAGCTGGGCGGTGGGGCAGCTCGACCACTGCCTGGAGCGGCTGCGGGAACCGGAGTTCGCCGAGCATCTGTGGACCGACCACTCGACCGTGCCGAAGACCGCCGACCGCATCGCCGTCCTCGCCGGACTGACGCTCCGGCCGAACCGCGAGAGCGCGCTGCGGACGCGGCTGAGACAGGCGCGGGTCGGCGTCCGGCACATCCGGTTCGACTGAGAGCCTGTGAACAGGCTCTGAGCCGGCCGGTCAGCGCAGGATTCCCTCCAGGAAGTCACTGCCCAGGCGGGCCACGATGGCTATGTCCAACTGGTGCTGGACGTACCGGCCGCGGCGGCGCGTGGTGATCAGGCCCGCCTTCTTCAGGACGCTCAGATGGCGGGATATCTCCGGGGCCGTCATGCCGTGCGCCTGGGCCAGCTCGCTGGTGGTGTACGCGCTGCGGGCCAGATAGCGGCAGATCCGCATCCGGACGGGATGGGACAGGGCAGTCATCCGCAGGGCGAGCTGTTCGACGGAGGACGAGGCTCCCAGCTCCGGGGAGCTGACCGGATAGTGCAGCACCGGCTGCCAGCCGGTGCGGTACAGGATGGACAGGTGCGGCCAGCCGAGACTGGTCGGCACCAGGAGGAGGTTGCCGTCCTCCACGGCCGTCCGGCCCACGCTCAGTTTGTCGACGGCGATCTCCCCGGCGGCCTCGTCGAGCGTGACCGCGGGGGACACCGCGGCCAGCGCCTCGGCCAGACCCTTGCGGCGCAGGAGCTCCGTCTTGTGGCGGGCGTCCGCCGCGAGCTGGTGACGCAGCCGGGACCAGGTGTCGGCGAAGAACGCCTCGTCGCAGTCCTCCAGGAACTGCCGGAGCCAGGCGCGGATCCGGGGCGGGTCGGTCAGCAACAGCTCGCTGAACCGCTCCTGTTGAGGTCCCCGCGTGGCGGCCAGATCGAGGGCGCGGCGACGCAGCCCCGCATCGACGAGCGGGCTGGAGCCGCCGCCGTAGGGCATCGCACAGCTGAACTCCAGTGCCCCGTCCACGAACTGCTCGTCCGTCAGCTTGTCCAGCAGGTCCAGCTCCTCGGCGAGCGTGGCGCCGGGGAGGGCGGTGCGGCCCGGAAGGCCCGCGTACGGCAGGAACACGTCCGAGAACGTCGTCCGCCACAGGAAGTCCGCCTCGCACATCCGGTCCGCCAGATGCGGGTCGAGCCGTGCGGTCACGCCGGTCACCCAGCCCTGGAGGCCGGGATGGTGCCCCGGCTCGGACAGCGCGTGCAGCGCCATGCCGAGCTCGGCCAGGGGGGAGGGCACGACGGCGACCCTCTCCGGCCGCAGCCCCGCGATGTCGATGCGCACGCTCATGACCTCATGGTGCACCCCGCCACTGACAACGCGACCGCCGATTGACGGCCGCCGTCAATCGACGCGACCGCGCCGCGGTGACCGGCGCAGGCTGGACGCACCGGGGCCGCAGCGCAGCCCACGGCTCTCCGGCCTCACGCCCTTCCCTCTCGACGCCTGTCCGTTTCCCTCTCCCACGCCTGCCCGCCTCCACGTCCCGAGAACGTCCCCACGTCCCGAGAAGGCGATCCGCCATGAGCATCACCCAGCAGTACCTCCGCGACACCTACCGGGCCCGGCAGCGCGGCGAAGCCGGCCCGCCCGCCCCCGGCGCCCACGACTGGCAGGTCGTGCGCGAACTCCGGGACCACCGGCGGTTCCGGGCCGTGATCGCCGCCCACCCGGCCCGGGGGCGGATCCGCCGGGCCCTGGGCCGGTGGCTGAGCCGCCCGCGGCCCTAGAGGCCGTCCGCCCCGGTCACCCGGGCCACGAAGTCCGTCACCGCCGCCTTCACGTCGTCGGGCGTCCACTCCAGGCTCTCGGCCCGTACGGAGATCTCGGTGACGGCGAGTCCCGGTCCTGGGGTGCCCCAGGGGCGGCCGAAGAGCTCGGTCCCTGTCTCCTCGGTCTGCCGGACCGCCGCCTCCGTCGCGGTCTCGGCGTCGTACGGCAGCCAGACCTGGAACTCGTTGGTGTGCGGCACCTCGGGGTGGACGCGCGCCCACGGCACCCCGGCCGCCGCGAAGCCCTCCCGCAGTGCGGCGGCCACCACGCGCGCGTGGCGCACGTAGTCGGGCAGCCGGGGCAGCTCGCGCTCCAGGCCGACCAGGGCCGACAGGACGGTGGGGAACTGCTGGTAGACCGTGCCGCCGTAGCGGTGCCGCCAGGCCCTCGCTTCCTCGGTCAGTGCCCTGGGGCCGGCGAGGACGGCCCCGCCGTAGCCGCCGAGGGACTTGTAGAACGACACGTAGACGCTGTCCGCCAGGTCGGCGATCTCGTCCAGGGGGCGGCCGAGGTGGACGGTGGCCTCCCACAGGCGCGCGCCGTCGAAGTGCACCACCGCTTCGCGTTCGCGCGCCGCCTCCACGACCTCCGTGAGCTCCTCCCAGGAGGGCAGCAGGTGACCGGCGTCCCTCAGGGGCAGTTCGAGCATCAGCGCGCCGAAGGGTTCGTCGAGGTCGCGGACCTCGGCGGCGGTGGGCATCCTGGGCTCGCTCGTCACCCGGACCGGCCGCAGTCCCGACACCTGGCTGAAGGCGTTCCGCTCGTGCACCTCGGGGTGGGCGAGCGCGTGCAGGGCGACGGTCGGATTGCCGGTGCGGCCCGCCCAGCAGCGCAACGCCACCTGCTGGGCCATCGTCCCCGTCGGGAAGAAGACGGCGGCCTCCTTGCCGAGCAGTCCCGCGACCTTCTCCTCCAGAGCCTCGACGACTCCACCGCCGTAGAGGTCCGACAGCTCGTCGAGGTCGTACACGTCGGCCGCCCTCTCCAGCAGGTCCAGGCGCTCCCGGAGCGTGCGCTGATGCCCTGAGCGCGCGAGTACGCGCCGCGCGCTGCGGTGTGCGCCGATGCGTCGCTCGCGCTGTCGTGCGCGCCGTTCGTCGTCCGACTCCGGTCCGGTCCGTCCCTCGCCCTGTTCCGCGGTATCGCTCATGCCGGGGATCATCCCGGTAACCCACAGCCTGTGGACAACCGAACGCCTCTCGAACCGATCGCGTTAACATGACGAGAAATCGTCCGGTACCCGGAGCGGACTGGAACGGGAAGGCCGCCGTCGCGTGAGTACACCCCAGCAACCAGACACCAAGGACCGCCCCGCGCGGCTCACCGTCGGCGTCGTCGGCGCCGGCCGCGTGGGCCCCGCACTGGCCGCGTCCCTCGAACTGGCGGGACACCGCCCGGTGGCCGTCTCCGGAGTCTCCGACGCGTCCCGGCGGCGCGCCGCGCAGCTGCTCCCCGACGTGCCGGTCGTCACGCCCGCCGAGGTCCTGGAGCGCGCCGACCTCGTCCTGCTGACCGTTCCCGACGACGCGCTGCCCGGGCTCGTCACGGGACTCGCCGAGACCGGCGCCGTACGGCCGGGCCAGCTGCTGGTGCACACCTCCGGGCGGTACGGCACGCGGGTGCTGGACCCCGCCCTGCGCGCGGGCGCGCTTCCCCTGGCACTGCACCCGGCGATGACCTTCACCGGCACCCCCGTGGACGTGCAACGCCTGGCCGGCTGCTCCTTCGGCGTCACCGCGCCCGACGAACTGCGGCTGGCCGCCGAGGCCCTCGTCATCGAGATGGGCGGCGAACCCGAGTGGATCGCCGAGGAGAAGCGCCCGCTGTACCACGCGGCCCTCGCGCTCGGCGCCAACCACCTGGTCACCCTGGTCGCCCAGTCGATGGAACTGCTGCGCTCGGCCGGTGTCGAGGCCCCCGACCGGATGCTCGGCCCGCTGCTCGGCGCCGCCCTCGACAACGCCCTGCGCTCCGGCGACGCGGCCCTCACCGGCCCCGTCGCGCGCGGGGACGCCGGCACGGTCGCCGCGCATGTCGAGGAGCTGCGCAAGCACGCCCCGCAGACCGTCTCCGGCTATCTGGCGATGGCCCGCGCGACCGCCGACCGGGCCCTGGCCCACGGGCTGCTCAAGCCGGAGCTCGCGGAGGACCTCCTGGGGGTACTCGCAGGCGGGACACACGACAACCACGGGAGTGACGGCACCGAAGGGGACACCCCATGACGACCACCGCCCTGCTGCGCACCGCGGACGAACTGCACGCCCGCGCGCGTGCGGGCCGCCGCGCCGTCGTGATGACCATGGGCGCGCTGCACGAGGGCCACGCCACACTGATCCGCACCGCGCGCGAGATCGCCGGCCCCGACGGCGAGGTCGTCGTCACGGTCTTCGTCAACCCCCTCCAGTTCGGCGCGGGTGAGGACCTCGACCGCTACCCGCGCACCCTGGACGCCGACCTCAAGCTCGCCGAACAGTCGGGCGCGGACGCCGTGTTCGCCCCCGGAGTGGACGAGGTCTACCCGGGCGGCGAGCCCCAGGTCCGCGTCAGCGCGGGACCCATGGGGGAGCGCCTGGAGGGCGCCGCGCGCCCCGGCCACTTCGACGGCATGCTCACCGTCGTCGCCAAGCTGCTCCACCTCACCCGCCCCGACATCGCCCTGTACGGCCAGAAGGACGCCCAGCAGCTCGCCCTGATCCGGCGCATGGTGCGGGACCTGAACTTCGGCGTGGAGATCGTCGGCGTCCCGACCGTGCGCGAGGAGGACGGGCTCGCCCTGTCCAGCCGCAACCGCTACCTCTCGACCGCCGAGCGGCGCACCGCGCTCGCCCTGTCCCGCGCGCTGTTCGCGGGCCGCGACCGGCACGCGGCACAGGAGGCCCTGCGCGCGCGGGCCCGCGAGGTGCCCGCCACGCACGCGCGTGCCGAGGCACTGAGCGCCCTCGGGGAGTCCCGCGCGGCGGCCGACACACACGCCGTCGCCAAGGCGTCCCCGGGCGGCCCGGCGGCCGTCCGCGCCGCCGCCCGCCTGGCCCTCGACGAGGCCGCGCGCCTCGACCCGCCCCTGGCTCTGGACTACCTGGCCCTCGTCGACCCGTCCGACTTCACCGACATCGAGGACGGCTTCACCGGCGAGGCCGTCCTGGCCGTCGCCGCCCGGGTCGGGACGACCCGGCTGATCGACAACATCCCCCTCACCTTCGGAGCCGCCTCGTGACCAGCACAGGCATACGACTGCACGCGCCCGCGCCCGGGTGGAACATCGACGCGGACGTGGTCGTCGTCGGCTCCGGAGTCGCCGGCCTGACCGCCGCCCTGCGCTGCGAGGCCGTCGGTCTGCGGACCGTCGTCGTCACCAAGGCCCGCCTCGACGACGGCTCCACCCGCTGGGCGCAGGGCGGCATCGCCGCGGCCCTCGGCGAGGGCGACACACCCGAGCAGCACCTGGACGACACGCTGGTCGCGGGCGCGGGCCTGTGCGACGAGGAGGCCGTACGGATCCTCGTCACCGAGGGCCCCGACGCCGTACGCCGGCTGATCGAGACGGGCGCGCACTTCGACGAGTCCGAAGAGGGCCGCCTGGAACTGACCCGCGAGGGCGGCCACCACCGCCGCCGCATCGCGCACGCCGGCGGCGACGCGACCGGCGCGGAGATCTCCCGCGCGCTCGTCGAGGCGGTCCGTGCGCGCGGCCTGCGCACGATCGAGAACGCGCTGGTCCTGGACCTGCTCACGGACGCCGACGGCCGGACGGCGGGCGTCACCCTGCACGTCATGGGCGAGGGCCAGCACGACGGCGTGGGCGCCGTGCACGCCCCCGCGGTCGTCCTCGCCACCGGCGGCATGGGCCAGGTCTTCTCGGCGACCACCAACCCGTCCGTGTCCACGGGCGACGGCGTGGCGCTCGCCCTGCGCGCGGGCGCCGAGGTCTCCGACCTCGAGTTCGTCCAGTTCCACCCGACCGTGCTCTTCCTGGGCGCGGACGCCGAGGGCCAGCAGCCCCTGGTCTCCGAGGCGGTCCGCGGCGAAGGCGCCCACCTGGTGGACGCCGACGGCGTGCGCTTCATGGTCGGCCAGCACGAACTGGCCGAACTCGCGCCCCGGGACATCGTCGCCAAGGGCATCACGCGCCGTATGCAGGAGCAGGACGCCGAGCAGATGTTCCTCGACGCCCGGCACTTCGGCGCCGACATGTGGGAGCACCGCTTCCCGACCATCCTCGCCGCCTGCCGCGCCCACGGCATCGACCCGGTCCACGAGCCCATCCCGATAGCGCCGGCCGCCCACTACGCCTCCGGCGGTGTGCGCACCGACTCCCGGGGCCGCACGACCGTCCCCGGCCTGTACGCGTGCGGCGAGGTCGCCTGCACCGGCGTGCACGGCGCGAACCGGCTCGCCTCCAACTCCCTCCTGGAGGGCCTGGTCTACGCCGAGCGCATCGCCGCCGACATCGCGGCGACCCACGCGGACAACGGCCTGCACGCGCGCGTGCCCGCCCCGGTCGAGCACCCCGACCGGCCCGCGCACCCCCTGCTCGCGCCCGAGGCCCGCTTCGCGATCCAGCGGACCATGACCCGCGGCGCGGGCGTCCTGCGCTCCGCCGAGTCCCTGGCCACCGCCGCGGACGCCCTCCAGAGGCTGCACGCCGACGCCCGCGACGCCCTCGACGAGAACGGCAAGACCGCCGAGCCCGGAGTCGACACCTGGGAGGCCACCAACCTCCTGTGCGTGGCCCGCGTCCTGGTCGCCGCCGCCCGCCTGCGCGAGGAGACCCGCGGCTGCCACTGGCGCGAGGACGAGCCCGAGCGCGACGACACGGACTGGCGCCGCCACATCGTCGTACGGCTGAATCCGGACCGGACTCTCGCCGTACACACCACCGATACCGCAGACTTCCCCCCGACCCGGCAGCCCCTTCAGGAGCAGTGACAGACGTGAGCACCCCCGACCTTCCCCTCGCCTCGTCCGGCGGCTGCGGCGACGGCTGTGCCTGTGGCACGGATGCCGGTGAGGAGTACCTGGAGTGCGGGCTCGACCCCGCGCTCGCGCAGCTCTTGGCCGACGCGGGACTCGACCCCGTGGAGGTCGAGGACATCGCCAACGTGGCCATCCAGGAGGACCTCGCCCACGGCGTGGACGTGACGACCGTCGCGACCATCCCCGAGGACGCCGTCGCCACCGCCGACTTCGTCGCACGCGAGGCGGGCGTCGTGGCCGGTCTCCGGGTCGCCGAGGCCGTCGTCTCGATCGTCTGCGAGGACGAGTTCGCGGTGGAACGGCACGTCGAGGACGGCGACCGGGTGGAGGCCGGGCAGAAGCTCCTGTCGGTCACCACCCGCACCCGTGACCTCCTCACCGCCGAGCGCAGCGCGCTCAACCTGCTGTGCAGGCTGTCCGGCATCGCGACGGCCACGCGCGCGTGGGCGGACGTTCTGGAGAGCACCAAGGCACGCGTGCGGGACACCCGGAAGACGACGCCCGGACTGCGGTCGCTGGAGAAGTTCGCGGTGCGGTGCGGCGGTGGGGTCAACCACCGGATGTCGCTGTCCGACGCGGCCCTGGTGAAGGACAACCACGTGGTCGCCGCCGGCGGTGTCGCGCAGGCCTTCAAGGCCGTCCGGGAGGCCTTCCCGGACGTACCGATCGAGGTCGAGGTCGACACCCTGCACCAGCTGCGCGAGGTCCTGGACGCCGGGGCCGACCTGATCCTGCTGGACAACTTCACGCCCGGCGAGTGCGAGGAGGCGGTGGCCCTCGTCCACGGGCGCGCGGCACTGGAGGCCTCCGGGCGGCTCACCCTGGAGAACGCCAAGGCGTACGCCGACACCGGCGTCGACTACCTCGCCGTCGGGGCGCTCACCCACTCCTCGCCGATCCTCGACATCGGCCTCGACCTGCGCGCCGCGGAGTAACCGCCATGCTCCTCACGATCGACGTGGGCAACACCCACACGGTTCTGGGCCTGTTCGACGGCGAGGACATCGTCGAGCACTGGCGGATCTCGACGGACGCGCGCCGCACGGCCGACGAGCTGGCGGTGCTGTTGCAGGGCCTGATGGGCATGCACCCCCTCCTCGGGGACGAGCTCGGCGACGGCATCGACGGGATCGCGATCTGCGCGACGGTCCCCTCCGTGCTGCACGAGCTGCGCGAGGTGACCCGGCGCTACTACGGGGATGTGCCCGCGGTGCTGGTGGAGCCCGGGGTGAAGACCGGCGTGCCGATCCTGACCGACAACCCCAAGGAGGTCGGCGCCGACCGGATCATCAACGCGGTGGCCGCCGTCGAGCTGTTCGGTGGCCCTGCGATCGTCGTGGACTTCGGTACGGCCACGACGTTCGACGCGGTGTCCGCGCGCGGCGAGTACGTGGGGGGTGTCATCGCGCCGGGGATCGAGATCTCCGTCGAGGCGCTGGGCGTGCGGGGGGCGCAGCTCCGGAAGATCGAGGTGGCCCGGCCGCGGGCCGTGATCGGGAAGAACACGGTCGAGGCGATGCAGTCCGGGATCATCTACGGGTTCGCGGGGCAGGTGGACGGGGTCGTCGGGCGGATGGCCCGGGAGCTGGCCGAGGACCCGGACGAGGTGACGGTGATCGCCACGGGCGGGCTGGCGCCGATGGTCCTCGGGGAGTCGTCCGTGATCGACGAGCACGAACCGTGGCTGACGCTGGTCGGGCTGCGGCTGGTGTACGAGCGGAACGTGTCGCGGATGTGAGCGGCGGCGGGACCGGCGCGGGACTCCCGGCCGTCCCCGCGCCGGGGTGACGCCGGGTGGGTGGTGCGAGGCGCCACGCCTGGCAGGTGTGAGGCAATTGTCTGATTAGCGCGTACTGTCGCCGCATGCCCACGCCATACGGATCCCGGGGCGGCATGGCGTTCGGTGTGGAGGAGCTGCGTGTGCTCCGCCGCGCTCTCGCCCTCGCCCTGCTGCCCACGCCCGCCTCGGTCGAGGACGTCCAGGACTGCCTCCGCCTCGCCGAGTCGCTAGACGAGGCGATGCGTGAGGGGGCCCGGCTGCGTACGTTCCTGGTGGCCGACCTCGCCCGCTACCGCGCCGCCCTGCCCGGTACCGCAGCCGGCTACCTCGCGCTTCTGGAAGAGGCGCTGGGTGCCGGGTACCGGCCCGACCCGGACGACCTCGCCGCGCTGCGGGCCCTGCGGGGGAATCCCACCGCGGCGGCTCTGCTGGACCGCTGCCAGGTGCTGGCGGAACAGGACGTACGGGGCCGCCTGGCGCGCGGGGCCGCCCACCGGGCCCTGGCGTCCGCGCCGACGGTTCCGGCCTCCCGTACGCGCCTCCTGGCCCTTCCCGGGGGGCGCTGCGCGGTGGCCGAGAGCCCCGGGGAGCCGGAGAAGGAGAAGAAGCCGGCCGAGCGGCCCGCGGCTCCCGGGCCGTCGACTCCCCCCGCTCCCAAGCCGGACCGTCCCATCCCCACCCCGGGCGAGGTCTTCCCCCGCCGCAAGCCGGCCCCGCCGCCCCCGCACCAGCGGGAACTGGCCGCCGGGTAACCCGCCCCGCCCCGTCTTGTCGCCGCTGGCTACCCTGGACGTATGGACTACGTTTCCGCGCTCGTGCCCCCGGTCGTCATGGCCGTGCTCTTCATCGGCGTGATCAGGGTGATCGTGAAGACCCAGGGCGGGGCGAACAAGGCCAAGGAGGACGCGGCCGTCGACGCCGCGCTCGCGCGCGTGGAAGGCGCCCGGCAGAACTCGTCGGGCTCGGAGGCCTGACCCCGGCGGCACCTCATGGGCGTACGACTCCCGCGTTCCGGGGGTTGTACGCCCTTTTTGTTGCTGTTTGCCGAAGAAAGCGCACGTCCGCCACGTCAATACCCGGATCTCCCACTATTGTGCTGAGCTGTGCCTCGCCCATTGGGAGAACTCGAAGACGCGGTCATGACGCGGGTGTGGAAGTGGAACCGCCCGGTGACCGTTCGAGAAGTCCTGGAAGATCTGCAGCAGGAACGGTCCATCGCGTACACCACGGTGATGACCGTTCTGGACAATCTCCATCAGAAGGGCTGGGTGCGCCGTGAGGCGGAAGGCCGGGCCTATCGATATGAGGCGGTCTCCACGCGGGCCGCGTACGCCGCGGCGCTGATGAACGACGCCTGGTCGCAGAGTGACAACCCCGCCGCCGCTCTCGTCGCGTTCTTCGGGATGATGAGCGAGGAACAGCGGCAGCACCTGCGGGACGCCGTCCACATCGTTCAGGGACCGGAATCCTCCGAACCCGCCCCGGCGGCCCCCGCCGATACCCCCACGGCGAACCCCGGCTCGGCACCGGAGGCGGGCGGGCGATAGCGTCCGCTCATGTCAGCAGAGAGTCCAGCAGAGGGACGGGCGGCAAGTCCCTCGACGGAGAGTCCCGAAGTCACGGCAAAAGCCATCACCGTCCGGCGGGCCCGCACCAGCGATGTCCCGGCCGTCCGCGGTCTCCTTGACGCCTACGTCCGTGACCGCATCCTGCTCGACAAAGCGACCGTGACGCTTTACGAGGACATCCAGGAGTTCTGGGTCGCCGAGCGCGACGACAACGCCGAGCTGGTCGGCTTCGGCGCCCTGCACGTGATGTGGGAAGACCTCGCGGAAGTCCGCACTCTCGCCGTGAAGCCGGGGCTGAAGGGCGCCGGCGTCGGTCATCACTTGCTGGAGAAGTTGCTCCAGACCGCCCGCTGGCTCGGCGTTCGCCGGGTTTTCTGTCTGACCTTCGAAGTCGACTTCTTCGCCAAGCACGGGTTCGTCGAGATCGGTGAGACACCGGTTGACACCGATGTCTACGCGGAGCTACTGCGTTCCTATGACGAAGGCGTGGCGGAGTTCCTCGGTCTCGAACGAGTGAAACCGAACACCTTGGGCAACAGTCGGATGCTTCTGCATCTGTGATCGCCGAGACGCGACAAGGGGCGACAAGGGTCCGCAAGGGGAGGCCTATTCCGGGGCGGCCCGCCCTGCCCAGGTTCCCTATGTCCGAAACGCGCACGTTTCCGGACTCTGGGAGTCGGCCAGTCCCTCCCAGGGGTTTGTGTTTTTCCGGCAAAAGCGGTTTGCTTTCCGACGTACTGCAGTACTGCATATAACAAGGGGACGGCGAAACGGGGACGCCGCAGACCCCGGCCCTCGAGTTATGGATGAAAGGAAATCCGGTGGCACAGAAGGTTCAGGTCCTTCTTGTCGATGACATCGACGGCGGCGAGGCGGACGAGACCGTCACGTTCGCGTTGGACGGCAAGACGTACGAGATCGATCTCACGACCGCCAATGCGGACAAGCTGCGCGGCCTTCTTGAGCCTTACGTGAAGGGCGGTCGTCGCACCGGAGGCCGTGCTTCGGGTGGGCGTGGAAAGGCGCGTGCCGCTTCCGGCAGCAGCCAGGACACCGCGCAGATCCGCGCGTGGGCGAAGGAGAACGGTTACGAGGTCAATGACCGCGGCCGTGTTCCGGCGACCATTCGCGAGGCTTACGAGAAGGCCAACGGCTGATCGCGGGATCCGGTCGGTCGATCACGGTGCCCGGCTCAGTGCCGGGTCCGGGAGATCATCGGTGGCTGGGCGCTCGTGCGCCGCAGCCGCAGACGGTGGCAGTGCGTCGCCACCGTGTTCAGCACGCGTACGAGCTCGGGGGCGCTCCCATCGCCCCCCACGGCCGACAGCGTCGGCAGCGAGGCCTCGACCTCGTACCCAGGCTCGGGGGGCCGCAGCCACACGGCGGCCCCCTGCACGGTTCCTGAGCGGCCCGGAGGAAGCGGCCGCACGCCGAGCGGTTCCGGCACCGGTTCCGGGTTCGGCCCCGGCAGCGGTGCCTCCATGGTGCCGCCCTCGCCGATCGTCCTGAGGCCGAGCGGCAGCGTCCCCCACTCCAGCCAGTCCAGGATTCCCGGTACCTCCTGCGCGCCGCCCGCGGCCACGAGCAGTCGCACACGGTCGCCCCGCAGGGCCACCGGAGAG
Proteins encoded in this region:
- a CDS encoding SCO3374 family protein, yielding MSGALPPVVAGVASVPLPRRPLEHQDHQEADDRVRHWYENELGWETVPGSPGTPLRLRVGLRFDVLDVPAEAGRAALRHLAPGSPVALRGDRVRLLVAAGGAQEVPGILDWLEWGTLPLGLRTIGEGGTMEAPLPGPNPEPVPEPLGVRPLPPGRSGTVQGAAVWLRPPEPGYEVEASLPTLSAVGGDGSAPELVRVLNTVATHCHRLRLRRTSAQPPMISRTRH